Proteins co-encoded in one Brassica rapa cultivar Chiifu-401-42 chromosome A02, CAAS_Brap_v3.01, whole genome shotgun sequence genomic window:
- the LOC103852225 gene encoding ER membrane protein complex subunit 10 — protein MAKLTPFFFLSFLIISSSLAFQSDEFGLEGAQQQTPTTRKRYSDPDSDSKVQFSLEHAFGDSDFSPAGTFSARLKSWSHGGKTLTKLRFSRNGFSDEEKDTFKNLLKGDDFYRIRLPSNVISPPGKEFVVASVRARCLPRDGLDEHFVIHMEGANILALSYGSLGACQYPRQFKLPAKWSFNSHTILKSSEQAPRTPIFTEEILGGENAEGEVEPPPERSFWAKYWMYLIPLGLVVMNAVTQATNMAEEQTGGQTGGSQVQQSARRR, from the exons ATGGCGAAGCTCACACCTTTCTTCTTCCTTTCCTTTCTCATCATCTCCTCGTCCCTTGCTTTCCAATCAGACGAGTTTGGTCTCGAAGGAGCACAACAACAAACTCCCACTACACGCAAACGCTACTCAGATCCCGATTCGGATTCCAAAGTCCAGTTCAGTCTCGAACATGCCTTCGGCGACTCTGATTTCTCCCCCGCCGGCACTTTCTCTGCTCGCCTCAAATCCTGGAGCCATGGCGGAAAG ACTTTAACGAAGCTGAGGTTCTCAAGGAATGGTTTCTCTGACGAAGAGAAAGATACTTTCAAA AATCTGTTGAAAGGAGATGACTTTTATAGGATTAGACTTCCTTCCAATGTCATCAGCCCACCAGGGAAAGAGTTTGTGGTTGCATCAGTTAGAGCT AGATGTCTACCACGGGATGGCTTGGATGAGCATTTCGTTATTCACATG GAAGGTGCCAACATCTTGGCACTAAGTTATGGTTCTCTTGGGGCGTGTCAATATCCTCGACAGTTCAAACTT CCAGCAAAATGGTCTTTCAACTCCCACACAATCCTGAAGAGTAGTGAGCAGGCACCAAG AACTCCGATATTCACTGAGGAGATTCTAGGCGGTGAGAATGCAGAGGGCGAGGTTGAACCACCACCAGAGAGATCATTTTGGGCGAAATAT TGGATGTACTTGATACCATTGGGACTCGTTGTGATGAACGCTGTGACACAAGCAACAAACATGGCTGAAGAACAAACAGGTGGTCAGACAGGAGGGTCACAAGTGCAGCAATCAGCCCGGAGAAGATGA
- the LOC103852226 gene encoding acyl carrier protein 2, mitochondrial gives MAARNALLRYLRVNVNPSLASPTTIGARESALPFTVLLRRFSEEVRGSFLDKSDVTDRVITVVKNFQRVDPSKVTPKAHFLNDLGLDSLDSVEVVMALEEEFKFEIPDNEADKILSVDQAVDFIASHPQAT, from the exons ATGGCGGCGAGAAATGCTCTTCTTCGATACCTCCGAGTCAACGTCAATCCATCACTTGCAAGCCCTACAACAATCGGCGCCCGAGAATCGGCACTCCCTTTCACCGTCCTTCTTCGGCGTTTCTCGGAGGAAGTGAGAGGATCGTTTCTCGACAAATCTGATGTCACAGATCGCGTAATCACTGTCGTCAAAAACTTCCAAAGAGTCGATCCCTCAAAG GTAACACCAAAAGCCCATTTCCTTAACGATCTCGGGTTAGACAGTTTGGACAGTGTGGAAGTTGTGATGGCATTGGAGGAAGAATTTAAATTTGAGATCCCTGATAATGAAGCTGACAAGATCCTGTCCGTCGATCAAGCGGTTGATTTTATCGCCTCTCATCCTCAGGCTACTTAA